tgtaggtctgttgtaaggcaggtcctcaccagacatcacctgtAAAAACGTCGCCTATggtcacaaacccaccgtcgctggaccagacaggactggcaaaaagtgctcttcactgacaagttgcgCTTTTGTCTCACCTGGGGGGATGGTCGGAgtcacgtttatcgtcaaaggaatgagcgttacaccgaggcctgtactctggagcgggatcgatttggaggtggcgggtccgtcatggtctggggcggtgtttcacagcatcatcggactgagcttgtcattgcaggcaatctcaacgctgtgcgttacagggaagacatcctcctcctcatgtggtacccttcctgcaggctcatcctgacatgaccctccagcatgacaatgccaccagccatactgctcgttttgtgcgtgatttcctgcaagacaggaatgtcagtgttctgccatggccagcgaagagcccggatctcaatcccattgagcacgtctgggacctgtccgggaacttgcaggtgccttggtgtaagagtggggtaacatctcacagcaagaattggcaaatctggtgcagtccatgaggaagagatgcactgcagtacttaatgcagctggttgccacaccagatactgactgttacttttgattttgactccccctttgttcagggacacattattccatttctgttaatcacatgtctgtggaacttgttcagtctatgtctcagttgttgaatcgtgttatgttcatacaaatatttgttaagtttgctgaatataaacgcagttgacagtgaaaggacgtttcttttttttttgctgatgaGTTTAGGTAGCCTTTAGTTGGTGTTATGCCATGGTAATGAAATCCTCAATAGCGGGGGTTTGATGTGAACTTGTAATGGAGCGCTCAGCTCTCACAGcataagtctgtctgtctgccgaaATGGTACACATTATGCTTGTACGAAATTATGTTGTGTTACTGACATACTTCAAATGCTAATAGCTTATGTATTTAGTACAATAGTTACTGCCTCAATACTGTCATAATTGTTAAGGGATAATTATTCTTGTGAGCCTTCTCCGAAATAGCTTTGAGCTTGCTGAATGGCTGTCTGAGAGAATAAGGGACGATATACTGTAGGGAATCTGGTGTCTAGTCTCTCTGATAACTACACCGTATCATGACATAAACAGCCAAAAAACAACAGCCGTGTAGCATCTGACGGCTTGAAACTTGCCTTCACCGGATAACAAATGAATCTCAAATCCACACCAACTGTGTGTTTGCCACAGGAAACATGGAGATGTACATAATCATCATGCCTAAATGGAAGAGCTGTTGGTAACACTACTTCAAGCTGACCGGTATAATTGTATTACTTGCTATAAGCACGCgtgagcttttatttcttattacAAGGGTTACAATATGTCATGTCCTTTTTATGAAGCATATTTTCAACTTGCTCAAAATTGCTATTATTTGGTCATTGAGATAATATTAAGACTTTTTATAAGGGGTCACGTGCTTATGACAAGTCTTACAATGAATTATAAccgcatcataatgcattatacctgtcAAGTCTAAAGTGTTACTGAGCTGTTCAGTTCAGGAGGGTGCCGTACAGCTGGGCCTTGGTAAGACTGTCCTTCCTGTTAAGTCCTGTTCCTGTGCTTCCAAATTTTTGGTGGTGTTGAGAACTCTTCCTGGGAACAGCTAGGCTCAGGCTgggcctcactctctccctctggtaGTGTTGCTGCTGCAGACCGGAGGCTTCCAGGGAGCTTTGGTGGTGTAAGGACTCGGCCAAGCTGTTGGGGCTCACATCCACATGTTCCTTGTTCATGGTCCCCCGTGCCGCTCCAGCCGCCCCGCTCTCCTTGTCCTTCAAGCTTCCTGAGAGGAACTGGCTGCACTCTGAGTCCTGACTGTCCTCCTTGGCTCTGTAAAGGGGCTGGGGCTTGCCCCGCAGGCCCATGCTGGGGTGTTTGGGACTGGGTGAGAGTCCGCCACCACCGACGGCAGCGGCCAAGCACTGGTCCAGCACATGGCTGTGGAGAGAGACGTTGTCGTCCCCCTCCTGGAAGCTGCTGTAGAGCGGCCCCAGTTTGAGCTTGGCTGGGCCTATGGTGAAGTGCTGCTCGGAAGAGCTGTAGGGAGACATGCGGCCCGGATTGCAGTTGTAGGAGTACGAGTTGATGTCCTCTACACTCAGCTGCCTCCAGCTTCCAGACAGTTCTTCTTCGGTGGGGACACCTATGCTGGCCTGGCTGTCAGAGCGCTCCACCGCCCGGGGTCCTCCTCCACCCTGGGCCGAGCCCACGCTGTGTGACGATGCTAGGTGAGGCGAGCGGTACGGCTCACTGTAGCCGCAGGACGGCGTGTGCACGTACGCTGGCGAAGAGCCGCCACCGCCTTTCGCGGGGTTGGGGGAAGGCGGCATCGCCATGTGCTGGAAGCTGTGGGACATGGGGAAGAGGCTGTGGCTGGGAGGGCTGTCCTTCTCATAAGAAGAGGTGCTCTTGCGCTCACCGTACCCCCCATCCCGCCAGTCCATGTAGAGTGCCTGGTGGGAGGAGGACATGGTGCTGCTGAGGCCGCCGCCGCAgccttcccctcccttctcctcctcggaAGCCTGGCTGAAGCTGGAGTAGGAGCTAGAGGCCGGCAAGGAGCCCACCGTAAACTCTCCGTGGAAGGAGGGGGCCCTGTGTTGGGAGAAGTTACCTGAATGGAAGGCCACCTCCTGAGGGTTGGAGTTCTGGGCCTGGAGGAAGAGACCCTTGGGGAGGCCGTGGACCTCTACGCTCTGCCTGCGCTCCTGCCAGCGCTCAGGGCAGTAGAGGGCYGTGTCGCTGCAGTACAGGTCGGCAGTCCGGTAGGCGGTACGGCGCTGAAGGATTTCACCGCCCACGCTATTGGTCACGAAGTCATGGTCATGGCCCTCATCCACCAATGGCTGGGGGCTGGTTGAGCGGGTGACTGGGCAGCTGCTGCCCGGCTCGGGCTTCTCGAACACCTTGGCAATGATGGCGGTGGGCACAGCATCGGAGTAGGATGAGTGGCACAGCGCCATTGTGACGCCGCATCCGTGCTTCTCTATGTGGGAGCTCACCCGCTCCTGGAAGTCAATGGGCAGCtggaaagagagagcgggagggtgAGGAGAACTTctaagagaggaaggaaagaaacCTGGATAGCMAAACAACATAAAGGAAGAAATGGGAGTGAATTTAAGATGGATTCAGAAATTACAGCAATAAATAACGAAGGAGGACTACTACTGCTCTAACAAAGAGCCAGCATAACTTTTACCAGCATAACTTTCTCTACAACAAAGCATTCCTAAAAATAGACTCCATATAGATTCATACAATGCTGACAACCACTATCAAATCTCCCCATACATATTCACAACCACGCCATTATCGAATGCTTGCCACATCCACACAGCTGTTTTTGTCAATGCTGTTCCCTAGACTCCAATCTGGAGTTTGAGTTTAGAGAAGTAATTTATTATTRTGTGTTTACTCAGACCAGCTCGGACACCCGTTGGGACTTGCACTACCctctctaatgaacttgtcaGAACTTTTGCTGACCACAACCTCTCCATTGCTGTGCTTTGgcctttctttttctcatttctcAGTTTACAATCGCTAAGTTGTAGGATACATACATCAGCATGGACAGAGAGGTACATCAAGACACACACGTTCATCCATCCTCACTTGTACAATGCCTTCAAAGTGttcatgccccttgacttattccacattctgttgtcacagcctgaattcaaaatggttaAAAAGAAATTGTTCTCACCCATCAACACATAATACACCACACCAAaggtttgcacatttattgaaaatgaaatccMAAAATATcgactttacataagtattcacacccctgagtcaatacttggtagaagcacctttggcagagattactgCTGTGTCTCTTTCTGggctttccacatctggattgtgcgACATTTGCCCACTATTCTTTAAAATGTTCAAGCTCTGTCCAAttggttgttcatcattgctAGATAACCAATCAATTCTTGCTGTAGATTTAAGTTGAAaatgtaacttggccactcaggaacattaactgtcttcttggtaagcaactccagtgtagatttggccttgtgtttaggttATTGCMctgctggaaggtgaattaaTCTYccagtgtttggtggaaagcagactgaaccagattttcctctaggatttgcctgtgcttagatccATTCCGTAAWTTTTTTTAACAATTAccatcatacccataacatgatgcaaccaccactatcCTCAAARAtctggagagtggtactcagtaatgtgttagatttgccccaaacataacactttgtattcaggacatagagttaattgctttgccacattttttgcaatattactttagagtctaattgcaaacaggatgcatgttttgaaatattttcatTTAGTACAggctccttcttttcactctgtcatttaggttagtattgtggcgtatctacaatgttgttgatccattttcAGATTTCTCCTATCAYagccattaaactctaacggttttaaagtcaccattggcctcagtgAAATCCCTgcgcggtttccttcctctcaagcAACTGAGWtaggaaggacgcctgtatctttgtagtgactgggtgtattgatacaccatccaaagtgtaattaataacttcaaaatgctcaaagggatattcgttGTCTGCTTATTTTTTGGCCCATCTGCAAATATGTGCCCTTTTTggataacctccctggtcttcgtggttgagctgtgtttgaaatgaaatgctcgactgagggaccttacagatgtgtggggtacagagatgaggtagtcaatttaaaaaaaaatatgttcaacactattattgtgTCCATCAATGTATTATGTGTCTTGTTGAGCACATTTTTTAcccctgaacgtatttaggcttgccataacaaaggggttgaatacttattgactcaacacatttcagcttttcatttKTATTAATTTGtcaacatttcgaaaaacaattccactctgatattatggggtattgtgtgtaggccagtaataAAAAATCACTGGGAGCAGCTTTGATTTAAATTAGACCAGTGCTCAAGGTCTCCAGCTGAGAATCAAAMATCTAAAATAGCCACTGTTGCTTTTTTGTTGAAAATAGACACCCAGCAGAAAAATACCAGTGTTTGAAGTATGGAGCTATTTTTAGCAGCCTGCTTTCCCCATTTGAGAATTGAGTGGAAAAGTAGGTGAGACTGCAGGGTTAATGCGTAACTCCAACACTCCGTTTTCAGCAGCTTTCCCGAGGGGCTCCTCTGTACACGATACATTTCTCTGGCTGGTAGCAGAGTTAAGTCCCAATGAAAGTCATACAGCATCCCTTTGATCGCACTCAGCTATATTCATCGCTGCATTTTTGATGGATTCGTCAATGCTCTGGAATTGGTCACTTTGTCGACTCGAAAGGAGGAATGTGCTTTTCAAAAGCCAATCACTGTTATTTCACCGGAGTACGATTATGGCGAACCGAATGAGTCAACAGCTGTGGATGCTGATATCCTACAGTACCTCAATAACTCYGTCAATTTCATACCGTAGCTGCGCTACTACTTCATCCATATATGCATGACCTTACATTTTAAAAGATAGTCCCACGtctttgaggattttttttacgAGGAACTGTGAGGATTTCTCTCTCATACCTCACTTCCTACTCCCCCTTCGAGTGGACTAGATGTTGTCTTAGACGGTTTGCACGGTGAAGTYAACAGGGGGAAATAATACGTGGGGCTACTTGTgagtggagagcagagcagaactcACCTCGGATAGCTTGTGGGCTCTGTGGTGTGACTTGGAGCACTGGAGGAGCTGTGCTGCCAGGTTACATTCCTTCCTGTAAAGGTCCTGGGAAATGGGAAAGATTAACACTGTTGAGTCATAGGTTGGGATGCCATGCAGACTAAGAACTGTATAAATTGTAATGGGAGTAACTGACCAACATTTGTTTCAAATAGGTTTCTACATGTAATGGCATGGTATTGGGACCAAACAGTCATTTCAGCATGTGGCGTTGTTAACCTACCAATGCTTGACAAACCAAAAAGAATGCCTCCGAAAAAAATATTCCAGATTGATTGCTACATCCCGAAGCTGTTTTCCCCCTCAACCCTCTTGTGACAACCCCAAAAGTTTACTTCGATTTAAAGCTCTGAGGGTCTAACACTTTGGGAGAACCCAATCGAAGTAACAAACGCATCATCGGCCACGGAACAAATCCATCCACCCAGAAAATAGTGCTTGTTTTTCTCATCAGGCCCCTGTGGCGCTGACAATGGCATTAATGATCCGCAAAATCGTATTAACTCTGAGGAACTTTTTTCAATTGCAATAAAGCTCTTCACTGTTTAATTTTATTACGGGGCTTCTGAAATGGGCTCTTCTCCTCTGATCTAGAGGCTAGGCTAGTAAGCttcctctctgtcagtctgtATCCATGCTCTCGCTTTTCCACTGCAACTCCTCTGTGACACAGCAAAATCTGACAGCCCTCTCATAAACATCAAAGGCATTTCTTTGACAGCTTCAATTCTCCTTCTAGTTAACTGTGTgcaatttttttttctcacatacAGAACAATTGGGACGGTGGTAGTTTGAAGGCAGCACAAAGACCTGTCCCGTCCAGTCATTGATGTCTCAATGTCAGCCATGTTGTTTTCTCTCAGCACTCTGATGTGAAGAAGTTCCATGCTAACTGAGAGAATAGCTTTTGgctgcaaccagaggaaaatggCTAGCTGTGAAAGCTGTTGCTAACAGAAGTAGCTACCACAAAAAAAATAGGTGACAAAAGACACATGTACCATTACACCCAACTCTTCCTTCCACATCTGCAAATGCAGCCAGAGTCAACCTAATGGCTTATTTGGTCTTCCGCACATTAGAGACATTCCGCCATCTCCAATTAAGACAAGATGTCTGCCTTCTCCTCCTAACAGATAAAGTTCTCCTGTAAGACCCAATTCTGACCCCAATCAGCCTCCCTGGATTCAAGGGAATCTCATCATGCCCAATGGCTCAGATGTGTCTCGCTAGCACAGCAGCCCTGCAGAGAGCTAGGTAGAGCGCGAAGCTAGGCAGATGCTTGGGCATTCACATCAACGAGCATAAGACCGTAGCTTGACACAGTAGGTCCCCAGGGCTAAATCCAGACTCGAGCTTTAAACCTGCGTACAGTCTCAAATCCCCTATTGATTAAGGAGTAACTACTGTAcacagagtacaaaacattaggaacaccttcctaatattgacttgcacccccttttgccctcagaacagcttcaatttgtcggggcatgaactctacaaggtgcgttccacagggatgctggcccaYgttgactccacagggatgctggcccatgttgactccaatgctttccacagttgtgtcaagttggctggaagtcctttgggtggtagaccattcttgatacacacaagaaaatgttgagtgtgaaaaacccagcagcattgcagttcttgacacactcaaaccagtgcacctggcacctactaccataccctgttcaaaggcaaaggcacttatcttgcccattcaccctctgaatggcacacatacacaattcatgtctcaattgtctcaaggcttaaaaatcgttATTTTAACCTGGTCTCCTTCCATTCagctacactgatttgaagtggatttaacaagtcacatcaataagatatcatagctttcacctgaattcacctagtcagtctatgtcaaggaaagagcataTACTTTATGCTGTAAAAAAGTATTTGCCGCCTTTCaaatttcataaacaaagttatgcaacacccaatgcccatgtgtgaaaaagtaattgcacCCTGGTTGTCAccttttagctgcaatgactccaaccaaatgctccctgtagttgttgatcagtctctcacgtcgctgtggaggaaatttggcccactcttccatgccgaacagctttaactcagcaacatgtgtgggttttcaagcatgaactgctcgttttatgtcctgccacaacatctcaattgggattaggtctgggattaccaccaccatgcttgacagttGGGTagaaggttcttactgtggaatgcagtgtttagGTTTTCGCCAGGCACAATGGGACCCATGTTATCCATAAATGAGTTGAGGCAGTTCTGCATGTAAGAGTGGGCCAAAATGCCTCCACAGCAGTGTGAGAGATTGATCAACAACTAGTCCACCACCAGGCATTGGTCGTCTAACTGGCCATTTAGTTGTTTCGGTGATTCACTGATGCACAATGACTGGCTATACAGTATACTCACGTTGTCCTCTCTGAGCTTTTCAATGGTGATCTTGGCCTCCAGGAGGTGATTGTTGAGGACGATGATCTCCCGACTCAGCGCTCTTTTCTCGTCTTCATGGTGCTGGGTctaaaggagggaagagagagaggaggaattgaAAGAccaggaagagaaaggagagggagaagaggaggagagcagccaGTCAGTCCGTGTTCCTGCTCTCTACGCCAGTAGCAGGTCTTAATTCAAATAAGATTTCACTGGCCAGTGCCCATATAAAATCAATTACTCTGCCAGGGTGAGAAAGCATCAATCACAGTCCTGAGAAATGAAAGCGGTTATTAAAGCAATGGTACATTTTTTTGACACATTAGTATTTCCTGAGAGTTAGCCTCAAACAATACATGCCAACAAGATCCTTTCCCCCTCACCCAATAATTGTTAATCCCCTGTTGTGTGATAGGATGTGACAAAGGATGCATCATTGAGTCTCCACCGCACAAGGGTCACAATTGTTTTGAAATACGCGGTGGGGGAGCAGTTTAATAGAAGTCAATTAGAGGTCAGTTTAAGCAACAGGTTGGCATTGATATTCAAATCCATTCTGTAATTCTCTCTAATCTGCTCTGGCATGTTGCTTTGGCGGTCTCATTCAGGCACATTATAATCATATTTCACTCTGGGGGAAGGTGAGTCTTGCTATAGGCCTCCTACATAAGAGACTGACATGAGTCTCCAAAGCTGCTAACGCCTTGTCCCCGGCTTTCTTTCAGAGATTTCCACATCCCAAAACCCCCTCTCACAAAACTAGCCCTTCCTAACGTGGAATGGGTTTGTAACATTGCCAGAAAGGTATTGAGCGTGTCCACTCCAGGGAAGGTGGAAATTGTAAAAATGTGAGTTGTAGCCATTACATTTAGCTTGAATATGAATGACTCACTTCAACTGTTTCTTGGGTTAGCTGAACACCCGTATCTAATCTGCAACCTGTTTGGATTGACATTCAGCCGAGGGATGATTTAACATCCGAATATTAGAAATCGTCTAGAGGTTGCCCATAGATTAAAAGAGTGAAGGATATTATAGATTTGCATATGATGACTGACATGGTCATATTCCATCTTGGCAGTACAGTGTGAGGCTTTATTTAAATGAAGTGTTGGGGTTGAGAGTGAGTAATggcctccacacatacaagcacctttggaacatctacataatttaaaaaaagtataataaatcaattaaatatacaccatcacaataaatccattatttattttaggcaagttttaaagaaacatgatatgaagaacatttatttcagaagaacaatATGAGTTGTCTTACTGTACGTTATCTGGCTACgtgccatgccataggctgtaggcttgttcatttagcagacaagatatgttTATAAGTCCCGTGCCATTCATTTTATACTATATGCTTTTATAGTAAGAATAATacaattgaacttagctgaataaaatagaaaggctgtttttcccggtctggagagagtgagagtgcgcatatgaagtggccagtagtggaaaaagtacccaattgtcatacatgagtcaagaaaatgactcaagtaaaagtgagtcactcagtaaaatactacttgagtaaaagtctaaaagtatttggttttaaaaatacttaagtatcaaaagtatgaattatttcaagttccttatattaagcaaaccaggctgcaccattttcttgtttatatttatttatggGTAGCTAGGGTCATACTCCAACACTCcggcatcatttacaaacaaagcatgtgtgtttagtgagtcccccagatcagaggcagtagggatgaccgcgTGAATTGGGccaatttcctgtcctgctaagcattcaaaatgcaacaagtacttttggtgtcagggaaaatgtatggagtaaaaagtacgttATTTTAAAAGTTCTCAAAAacataaagtacagatacctcaaactacgtaaatagtactttaaagtattttttacttaagttctttacaccactggaagtggctatgttgagtgtaaaagtgatcccctctctctgtgtgctggagaaaggaatgaaggacagaggggaggagatggaaacgcaggTGGTGAGATTCTGTGGATGTAAACCTATTAATTATGAAACTATTAAAAaaatccctattactaggctattcaaaatcaaatacaattcactataattgtaggctgcAGTGTGTAATAtgtggtaggctatgtattgtataaccaTTATGTATATGTCTTGTATAACCGCACAATCATTTTAATTCAGGGTTTTTTTCTGGCTTGGGCTCGTactatatataggcctatgcatatacagtggggagaacaagtatttgatacactgccgattttgcaggttttcctacttacaaagcatgtagaggtctgtaatttttatcataggtacacttcaactgtgagagacggaatctaaaacaaaaatccagaaaatcacattgtatgattttaaataattaatttgcattttattgcatgacataagtatttgatcacctaccaaccagtaagaattccggctctcacagacctgttagtttttctttaagaagccctcctgttctccactcattacctgtattaactgcacctgtttgaactcgttacctgtataaaagacacctgtccacacactcaatcaaacagattccaacctctccacaatggccaagaccagagagctgtgtaaggacatcagggataaaattgtagacctgcacaaggctgggatgggctacaggacaataggcaagcagcttggtgagaaggaaacaactgttggcgcaattattagaaaatggaagaagttcaagatgacggtcaatcaccctcggtctggggctccatgcaagatttcacctcgtggggcatcaatgatcatgaggaaggtgagggatcagcccagaactacacggcaggacctggtcaatgacctgaagagagctgggaccacagtctcaaagaaaaccattagtaacacactacgccgtcatggattaaaatcctgcagcgcacgcaaggtccccctgcttaagccagtgcatgtccaggcctgtctgaagtttgccaatgaccatctggatgatccagaggaggaatgggagaaggtcatgtggtctgatgagacaaaaatagagctttttggtctaactccactcgccgtgtttggaggaagaagaagtatgagtacaaccccaagaacaccatcccaaccgtgaagcatggaggtggaaacatcattctttggggatgcttttctgcaaaggggacaggacgactgcaccgtattgaggggaggatggatggggccatgtatcgcgagatcttggccaacaacctccttccctcagtaagagcattgaagatgggtcgtggctgggtcttccagcatgacaacgacacgaaacacacagccatggcaactaaggagtggctccgtaagaagcatctcaaggtcctggagtggcctagccagtctccagacctgaacccaatagaaaatctttggagggagctgaaagtccgtattgcccagcgacagccccgaaacctgaaggatctggagaagatctgtagggaggagtgggccaaaatccctgctgcagtgtgtgcaaacctagtcaagaactacaggaaacgtatgatctctgtaattgcaaacaaaggtttctgtaccaaatattaagttctgcttttctgatgtatcaaatacttatgtcatgcaataaaatgcaaattaattacttaaaaatcatacaatgtgattttctggatttttgttttagattccgtctctcatagttgaagtgtacctatgataaaaattacagacctctacatgctttgtaagtaggaaaacctgcaaaatcggcagtgtatcaaatacttattctccccactgtatgtgttttgaatgaatcatcaccttagaaagcgctgtccattttgttGTAAGGCTTTGAAAACATCTACAACGACCATGTTCTCCATTTCaattcttcaaattgatcgatcacagtgaggtgagttttaaaagcacgcACTGTTTTgagaagtgtttgatgtgattttcgattgcGTTTGCATTGATgccagagtggttagagggacaatagagccctgagtaccatccattagcgacctgatggtcattagcgagttgggtaacgcatgtccagagtgcataagaggagattaccatcAATggtcaagtagaattttactgcagtcatgactcatgactgccgttgtggtggtaatatggtcaccgcaacagacCTAGTCATGGCCATCCAGTGACTGACTTGAGTACTTTTTTTGTTCCCCATAGAGTCGacagtgtagcctactgtactttCATCCACATCCAGCCAAAGTTAGATCATTTGATGTACCAATGCCTCACACAATGGGGCAGCAAGGCAATTTACAGAGGTTAGAGTACTCTTTTTTTTATCATAGATTGCAGAATATTACTGGGCTTTTGTGAATATTGAAAAATCATATTTGTACATGCAGATGCAATCCTTGTTCCTCACTTTAGCGCCTCAATTTGGAGCTAAATTGTGTTTTgcagtgttattaaaaaaaattatatccccctgcctgtctgtctccactGAACTGCTGTCTTCACAGGACAACAAACTGAGCTTATCCCCCCCCGAGACGCAATTACTGTATACTAGAGttggggaaggggagagaaaaaTACAAGATTTACAGGCTTCTgagaaaaaatacaatttgtaaCCTGAAAAAAAAAAGGATATCAGCCTCTCAAGAAATAAATAACTACCTGCTCAAAAGTTTTAAATGATCAATCGGTGTAAAATTCTCTGAAATGCCTACAAGTCTCTAAAGGATAGGGCTGGCCATATGTGACTTGATAGCCAATTCATCTAAAGTTTGATGTGCTTCAACTAAATCTTTTAGGTTTTCTTTAGCTCCTTTTCCCTTCTGGCCCCAGTTCAATTCTTAGGGTGAGAGACGTTATCTTTTGAAGGAGCTTTAGTTCATGTCTTTATCTAGGTCAAGTTTGATAGCTGTTTGAGATTTTTTTCCATCAATCCATGACAAGCCTGGCTAATGGATAAGGGGTAATGCATGTTGGGTACGTCAAATGCTGAGAAAACTAGCAAGACCATAATAAACGTTTCTCTAtacaccggatgtgtaccaaactcactaactgttgcacccttgacaaccactgtgattattattatttcaccctgctggtcatctatgaacatttgaacatcttggccatgttctgttataatctccacccggcacagccagaagaggactggc
This window of the Salvelinus sp. IW2-2015 unplaced genomic scaffold, ASM291031v2 Un_scaffold16326, whole genome shotgun sequence genome carries:
- the LOC112080435 gene encoding brain-enriched guanylate kinase-associated protein-like yields the protein MWQGLQTITDYKGKPSCKLPRDTSLPDELNYFYARFEVPHDCVITLSVADVTVLTLSVCPSLYFPSSSLHDHKDDFHKRLSYTTHKLEMVESEFDSTRQYLETELRRAQEELEKFTDKLRRIQSSYAAQQRINQDLEDKVHRTTQHHEDEKRALSREIIVLNNHLLEAKITIEKLREDNDLYRKECNLAAQLLQCSKSHHRAHKLSELPIDFQERVSSHIEKHGCGVTMALCHSSYSDAVPTAIIAKVFEKPEPGSSCPVTRSTSPQPLVDEGHDHDFVTNSVGGEILQRRTAYRTADLYCSDTALYCPERWQERRQSVEVHGLPKGLFLQAQNSNPQEVAFHSGNFSQHRAPSFHGEFTVGSLPASSSYSSFSQASEEEKGGEGCGGGLSSTMSSSHQALYMDWRDGGYGERKSTSSYEKDSPPSHSLFPMSHSFQHMAMPPSPNPAKGGGGSSPAYVHTPSCGYSEPYRSPHLASSHSVGSAQGGGGPRAVERSDSQASIGVPTEEELSGSWRQLSVEDINSYSYNCNPGRMSPYSSSEQHFTIGPAKLKLGPLYSSFQEGDDNVSLHSHVLDQCLAAAVGGGGLSPSPKHPSMGLRGKPQPLYRAKEDSQDSECSQFLSGSLKDKESGAAGAARGTMNKEHVDVSPNSLAESLHHQSSLEASGLQQQHYQRERVRPSLSLAVPRKSSQHHQKFGSTGTGLNRKDSLTKAQLYGTLLN